In the genome of Podarcis raffonei isolate rPodRaf1 chromosome W, rPodRaf1.pri, whole genome shotgun sequence, one region contains:
- the LOC128405993 gene encoding craniofacial development protein 2-like → KWTGMGEFSLDDHHIYYCGKESRKRNGVTLIVNKRVAKAVLGCNLKNDRMISIRIQGRPFNITVIQVYAPTTGAEETEIDQFYEDLQHLIEMTPKKDVLLIIGDWNAKVGSQEIKGTTGKFGLGVQNKAGQRLIEFCQENKLVITNTLFQQNKRRLYTWTSPDGQHRNQIDNILCSQRWRSSIQSAKTRLGADCGSDHQLLIAKLKLKLKKVGKTTGEYACTPQIHETK, encoded by the exons aaatggacgggaatgggcgaattcagtttggatgaccatcacatctactactgtgggaaagaatcccgtaaaagaaatggagtgaccctcatagtcaacaaaagagtggcaaaagctgtactgggatgcaatctcaaaaatgatagaatgatctcgatacggatccaaggcagaccttttaacatcacagtaatccaagtttatgcaccaaccactggtgctgaagaaactgaaattgaccaattctatgaagacttacaacaccttatagaaatgacaccaaagaaggatgttcttctcattataggggattggaatgctaaagtagggagtcaagagataaaaggaacaactggcaagtttggccttggagttcaaaacaaagcagggcaaaggctaatagagttctgccaagagaacaagctggtcatcacaaacactcttttccaacaaaacaagagacgactctacacatggacatcaccagatgggcagcatcgaaatcagattgataatattctctgcagccaaagatggagaagctctatacagtcagcaaaaacaagacttggagctgactgtggctcagatcatcagcttcttatagcaaaattgaAGCTTAAATTGaaaaaagtaggaaaaaccactgg cgaatatgcatgcacaccccaaatacacgaaacgaagtga